The Bifidobacterium bifidum ATCC 29521 = JCM 1255 = DSM 20456 region ATGGTCACGCCGTGGGCGATGCAGATGTCGCCCAGACGACGCAGCTCGTCGGCGCTCCACACGCGGCCGACCGGGTTGTGCGGGTTGCACAGCATCAGCGCCGTGCACCGCGGGTCGGACGCCTTGGCCTCCAGATCATCGAAATCCATGACGTAACGTCCGTCGTCACCTAGGATGAGGCGGTTGTCGAGTATGGTCAGGCCGTTGTGCTCCGCGGCGGCGGTGAAAGGATAGTAGACGGGTCCTTGCAGGATCACCTTGTCGCCGGGATGGGTGACCGCACGCAGTGCGGTGTTGACCGCGGGCATGACCCCGTCCGACAGGCTCACCCAGGCCGGGTCGATGTCCCAGTTGTGCCGACGACTCATCCATGCCGTCAGCGCGCGGAAATACCCGTCGGTCGCGTAATCGTATCCGAAGATGTCATGTTGGGCGGCTTCGACCAGCGCTTCTACGATTTCCGGAGCCGGCTTGAATTCCATGTCGGCAACGGACATGGCGATCACGTCCTCGCTTCCCACACCCATGTCATCCTCGATCATGTGCCATTTGATGGATGTGGTGCCGCGCCGTTCGACCACGGACTGGAAATCGTACACGTCTGCTCCTCGTATGTATTCGATGGCGCCGGAACACGGTCGTGGGCGGATGCTCCTCGTTGCGCCTGTCTGCTGTGCGCCCATCCATTGGAAAAGCCCTCGGAAGCATTCGCTTTCAAGGGCTTTTTGTGCGCCGAACAGGATTCGAACCTGCGACCTGCTGATCCGTAGTCAGCTGCTCTAATCCGCTGGGCTACTGGCGCATACCGCGCATATTGAATTATGCACAACCGTGAATTACTTCACGGCTCGTGCGCCAGACAGGATTCGAACCTGCGACCTGCTGATCCGTAGTCAGCTGCTCTAATCCGCTGGGCTACTGGCGCATGTTGTCTTGTTTGCGGCAACTCAAATAAATTACATCAATGTAATGACTTTAGCAACTTGGCGTGTCGCGCGCGTGTCGCGAGCGTGCCGCGCGCGTCCCCGTCATGCCACGAGGCGCCGTTCCCCACGGACCAGTTTGGGCAGACCCTCACCCCTGACCGAGGCCGCGTCGACGATCACCTGCTGCACGTCATCCATGCTTGGGAGCTCGAACATCGTCTCCTCAAGGGTCTTCTCGATGATCGACCGCAGCCCTCGCGCACCCGTCCCACGCGTTATGGCAGTCGACGCGATGGCGTTCACCGCCTGCTCCGTGAAGGCCAGATCCACCCCGTCGACGGCGAACATCTTGCGATACTGCTTGACCAGGGCGTTCTTGGGCTCGGTGAGGATGCGCGCCAGATCGGCCTCGGTCAGCTCGTCGAGCACGCTGACCACGGGCAGACGCCCGATGAACTCGGGCAGCAGACCGAATTCGGCGAGGTCGTCGGCGCTGACCTGTTCGAGCAGTTCCTCGGGCTTGACCTCATGGTCATGCCAGGAGGCCCCGAAGCCGCTCTCGTGGCGTCCGAGCCTACCGGCGACGATATCGCTCAGCCCCACGAACGCACCGCCGCAGATGAACAGGA contains the following coding sequences:
- a CDS encoding MalY/PatB family protein yields the protein MYDFQSVVERRGTTSIKWHMIEDDMGVGSEDVIAMSVADMEFKPAPEIVEALVEAAQHDIFGYDYATDGYFRALTAWMSRRHNWDIDPAWVSLSDGVMPAVNTALRAVTHPGDKVILQGPVYYPFTAAAEHNGLTILDNRLILGDDGRYVMDFDDLEAKASDPRCTALMLCNPHNPVGRVWSADELRRLGDICIAHGVTILADEIHADFAYPGHDVTMFGTLGERYAGHCYEFTAPTKTFNIAGLLCSNVITVNPELKRAFDVAAENIAGLTVSHFGLVACQAAYERAEPWLDALMGVLADNLSLLREFAERTPGLRLIEPEGTYLAWLDCRGLGFGSADELRDFMRDRARVYFDEGVLFGENGAGFERVNLACPKALLKQVLDNIAVALSQRA